From Ammospiza caudacuta isolate bAmmCau1 chromosome 23, bAmmCau1.pri, whole genome shotgun sequence, one genomic window encodes:
- the RNF26 gene encoding E3 ubiquitin-protein ligase RNF26: MDVLFALLRGLRLLLDLLLLVLDLNFFLVSSLVSALLWLLAAASSLPAAAAAAAVACWDALVLVRGCCGAMEGMRAAGHLASHLASHLALRGRELAQRGLGAVLGCGQALCRQLCEALAIGSSLLMYLANSLVNVCLIGTQNLFTLLAALWDSLAGPVVRLAELLAAFLAHVSSGAIAVSILLWSPCQMAFELLCSATELFISVFFVNVYGLGLLLLIVLVSAFAFNPGLLWTLTGYLLGHLHTLPSLRRLHRDAWRLYQVAALTLGVAVTSQPWRRLVDWIQQVTNWSQGGRMGDQGSEQRRAVGAPRAPAADRVTLGQLLAGLEEQLDAEQGPQPRPALSRAGAGQRPQTAREEPGTSWWRSPRKQRLNATAGNAEGDPNNDPWVLLKEQEERKKCVICQDQTKTVLLLPCRHLCLCQECTEVLLQQDIYQRNCPLCRQVILQTLNVYL, from the coding sequence ATGGACGTGCTGTTCGCGCTGCTCCGCGGGCTGCGCCTGCTGCTcgacctgctgctgctggtgctcgACCTCAACTTCTTCCTGGTGTCCTCGCTGGTGTCCgcgctgctctggctgctggccGCGGCCTCCAGCCTGCCcgcggccgcggccgccgcggcGGTGGCGTGCTGGGATGCGCTGGTGCTGGTGCGCGGCTGCTGCGGGGCCATGGAGGGCATGCGGGCGGCCGGGCACCTGGCGTCGCACCTGGCGTCGCACCTGGcgctgcggggccgggagcTGGCGCAGCGCGGGCTGGGCGCCGTGCTGGGCTGCGGGCAGGCGCTGTGCCGGCAGCTGTGCGAGGCGCTGGCCATCGGCTCCAGCCTGCTGATGTACCTGGCCAACAGCCTGGTGAACGTGTGTCTCATCGGCACGCAGAACCTCTTCACGCTGCTCGCCGCCCTCTGGGACTCGCTGGCCGGGCCCGTGGTCAGGCTGGCCGAGCTGCTGGCCGCCTTCCTGGCGCACGTGTCCAGCGGCGCCATCGCCGTGTCCATCCTGCTGTGGTCGCCCTGCCAGATGGCCtttgagctgctctgctccgCCACCGAGCTCTTCATCAGCGTCTTCTTCGTCAACGTCTACGGCCTGGGCTTGTTGCTGCTCATCGTGCTGGTCAGCGCCTTCGCCTTCAACCCCGGGCTGCTGTGGACGCTGACGGGGTATCTGCTGGGCCACCTGCACACGCTGCCCTCGCTGCGCCGCCTGCACAGGGACGCCTGGCGCCTCTACCAGGTGGCCGCGCTCACCCTGGGAGTGGCCGTCACCTCGCAGCCCTGGCGCAGGCTGGTGGACTGGATCCAGCAGGTGACCAACTGGAGCCAGGGGGGCAGGATGGGCGACCAGGGCAGCGAGCAGCGACGCGCCGTGGGTGCCCCCAGAGCCCCGGCCGCCGACAGGGTGACGCTGGGCCAGCTGCTGGCcgggctggaggagcagctggatgcagagcaggGCCCGCAGCCACGACCTGCTCTGAGccgtgctggggcagggcagcgtCCCCAGACAGCCAGGGAGGAGCCAGGCACGTCCTGGTGGAGATCCCCGAGGAAGCAGCGGCTGAACGCCACAGCCGGGAACGCCGAGGGAGACCCCAACAACgacccctgggtgctgctgaaggagcaaGAGGAGCGTAAGAAATGTGTCATCTGCCAGGACCAGACCAAGacagtcctgctgctgccctgcaggcacCTGTGTCTGTGCCAGGAATGCACAGaggtgctcctgcagcaggacatCTACCAGCGCAACTGCCCCCTGTGCCGCCAGGTGATCCTGCAGACCCTCAACGTCTACCTGTGA